Proteins co-encoded in one Corynebacterium tuberculostearicum genomic window:
- a CDS encoding glutamate ABC transporter substrate-binding protein, whose translation MRRPHATLAALACLSLALPLAACDVRSTPPLEAPAKHALDSRPGPPLPEGSKIEKAGSTSPHRAKDEELKGSYRPDDKKAKDRVPDIVKRGRLIVGVDRSNNLMSYRDAATGDVRGFEVDIAREIARDIFGDPNKVDFRFVESSERVDALNAGTVDMIVRTMTISPEREREVAFSIPYMSTETRMLVLTSSGMKSIEDTAGKTLCGVGGSTALETIRAHAPKADILVTRSWGDCLMALQLNQADGIVVDDALLSGMAAQDSYTSIVGEPLETENYGVAVRRPSKQHNTRPLLRQVNSTLERIRRDGTWSKIFNEWLGTYLEEPTLPAGKYIEEDAKS comes from the coding sequence ATGCGCCGCCCACACGCCACCCTAGCTGCGCTCGCCTGCCTGAGCCTCGCGCTGCCGCTTGCCGCTTGCGACGTCCGCTCTACCCCGCCGCTGGAAGCGCCAGCTAAGCACGCGCTGGATTCACGGCCGGGCCCACCGCTACCGGAGGGATCAAAAATTGAGAAGGCCGGCTCTACTTCCCCACATCGCGCTAAGGATGAAGAGCTCAAGGGAAGCTACCGGCCGGACGATAAGAAGGCGAAGGACCGGGTACCAGACATCGTGAAGCGTGGCCGCCTCATCGTGGGCGTGGACCGCTCCAATAACCTGATGAGCTACCGCGATGCCGCCACCGGAGATGTGCGCGGCTTTGAGGTGGACATAGCCCGCGAAATCGCCCGCGATATTTTCGGTGATCCGAATAAGGTGGATTTCCGCTTCGTGGAATCTTCCGAACGCGTCGATGCCCTCAATGCCGGCACAGTGGACATGATTGTGCGCACCATGACCATTAGCCCAGAGCGCGAGCGCGAGGTTGCCTTTTCTATCCCCTATATGAGCACCGAAACCCGCATGTTGGTGCTGACTAGCTCTGGGATGAAATCAATCGAAGATACCGCCGGAAAAACCCTTTGCGGTGTTGGGGGTTCCACCGCGCTGGAGACCATACGCGCCCACGCCCCCAAGGCCGATATCTTGGTTACCCGTTCCTGGGGAGACTGTCTCATGGCGCTGCAGCTTAACCAGGCAGATGGCATCGTCGTCGATGATGCCCTGCTTTCCGGCATGGCCGCTCAAGACTCTTATACCTCGATCGTGGGCGAGCCCCTGGAGACCGAAAATTACGGTGTGGCCGTGCGCCGCCCCAGCAAGCAGCACAACACCCGCCCGCTGCTGCGCCAAGTCAATTCCACGCTAGAGCGCATTCGCCGCGATGGCACGTGGTCCAAAATCTTTAATGAGTGGCTGGGCACCTACCTGGAAGAGCCCACACTGCCGGCCGGCAAGTACATCGAGGAGGACGCTAAGTCATGA